A genomic window from Acidimicrobiia bacterium includes:
- a CDS encoding VanZ family protein translates to MILAFSLGVFGLRYYADSLSVALSVCVIIAFAMVAVASRRHRADEPWRDSMAALARPTGLAMSLAVIVVMTVYNPFHEGMGWWNGEGERYFNGNLIPLRTIRLYLASTPSRTVAVQLLGNVLLFVPLGFFLAYGGKQRFLKVFAIGVAVAVLVEALQFFVGGSVDIDDVILNSLGGVVGATIAMGVHRVTRRGSDGVDAESRVGY, encoded by the coding sequence GTGATACTCGCGTTTTCGTTGGGGGTCTTCGGCTTGAGGTATTACGCAGATTCGCTCTCTGTGGCCTTGTCGGTGTGCGTCATCATCGCGTTCGCGATGGTGGCTGTCGCATCCCGTCGCCATCGAGCCGATGAACCGTGGCGCGATTCGATGGCTGCTCTGGCCCGACCGACCGGCCTCGCAATGTCGCTAGCCGTGATTGTCGTGATGACCGTTTATAACCCCTTTCATGAGGGCATGGGTTGGTGGAACGGCGAGGGCGAGAGGTACTTCAACGGAAACTTGATTCCCCTTCGGACAATCAGGCTCTACCTGGCGTCGACTCCGTCGCGGACGGTCGCCGTGCAACTGCTCGGGAACGTTCTGCTGTTCGTGCCCCTTGGCTTCTTTCTTGCCTATGGGGGCAAGCAAAGGTTTCTCAAGGTGTTCGCGATTGGGGTAGCCGTTGCGGTGCTTGTTGAAGCTTTGCAGTTCTTCGTCGGAGGATCGGTAGACATCGATGATGTCATTTTGAATAGTCTCGGCGGTGTTGTTGGCGCCACGATTGCGATGGGTGTGCACCGGGTCACTCGACGCGGGTCCGACGGTGTCGATGCTGAGAGCCGTGTTGGTTACTGA
- a CDS encoding Gfo/Idh/MocA family oxidoreductase has product MNILRFGVLGAARITPAALIKPARNIDEIQITRIAARNRDRAEAFANEYGIPNVSGSYDDLLASTDIDIIYNPLPMSLHAEWTIAALRAGKHVLCEKPLAANAREAAEMVLVAAVEGRILGEAFHYRYHPYFQRVLDEVRSGRIGTVTHIDANFAVTVRQPDLRWDYATAGGSTMDLGCYPVSWVRQVMGEEPLVSSARAVVGPPNIDAELEADLVFPSGATARVFSSMQSDERKINMTIIGTEGSIVADNPLAPQNGNLLTITTAGGVASESINTGVSYEYMLRAFVDHIQHGGPYPTQGADSIANMATIDAMYDAAGLPHRGLE; this is encoded by the coding sequence ATGAATATCTTGCGATTTGGCGTGCTGGGTGCCGCCCGCATCACCCCCGCAGCACTGATCAAACCAGCCCGAAACATCGATGAGATCCAGATCACCCGGATCGCCGCCCGTAACCGCGACCGGGCTGAAGCATTCGCGAACGAGTACGGCATCCCAAACGTGAGCGGGAGCTACGACGATCTACTCGCGAGCACCGACATTGACATCATCTACAACCCGCTCCCGATGTCGCTTCACGCCGAATGGACCATCGCCGCTCTGCGGGCAGGCAAACATGTTCTCTGTGAAAAACCGCTAGCCGCCAACGCTCGGGAAGCTGCCGAAATGGTCCTGGTTGCCGCTGTCGAAGGCCGAATCCTCGGTGAGGCCTTCCACTATCGGTACCACCCGTACTTTCAAAGGGTTCTCGATGAAGTGCGAAGCGGCCGGATCGGAACGGTTACCCACATCGACGCCAACTTCGCGGTGACGGTCCGCCAGCCGGATCTTCGCTGGGACTACGCCACGGCCGGTGGATCCACCATGGACCTCGGTTGTTACCCAGTCAGCTGGGTACGCCAGGTCATGGGAGAGGAACCTCTCGTGAGCTCCGCCAGGGCCGTCGTTGGACCGCCCAACATCGACGCAGAACTCGAAGCAGATCTGGTTTTCCCATCAGGTGCCACTGCCCGAGTCTTCTCTTCGATGCAGTCAGACGAACGCAAGATCAACATGACCATCATAGGAACGGAAGGATCGATCGTTGCGGACAATCCTCTTGCCCCCCAGAACGGAAACCTGCTCACGATCACGACCGCCGGAGGTGTGGCTTCAGAGTCGATCAACACCGGCGTGAGCTACGAATACATGCTCCGCGCCTTCGTGGATCATATTCAACACGGCGGACCATATCCAACCCAGGGTGCTGATTCGATCGCCAACATGGCAACCATTGACGCCATGTACGACGCGGCCGGCCTCCCCCACCGCGGACTTGAGTAA
- a CDS encoding SDR family NAD(P)-dependent oxidoreductase, with protein MFTVNSGLIGRLGIPSQALANRTALVTGGARGIGEAVAATMAALGAQVIIVDILPQGQDVADAIISAGGQARFIQCDLSDVEDLTSMIPMAISAFGQIDILVNNALHSSVAPIVDFPLDEWEKTFATNARAPFLTIKHLLPGMLERKSGVIVNVIAYEGTPLAVAYGGTKMALRSMAVGTAREIGNEAGVSVFSFVPGIVDTPLIHDVLIPQMNAATGLGEEELLAIIAHNPGYEGLMPVDHCATALAYAIVHAPEYHGQVADPFEPLDRIGVIQMPRIDPTSDHEGVDVSGPLSGLYIKQYLSDVTSLNKQLENRIDLRTREVEQARRRSEQLLLSILPSPIAERLEHGEVMIADHFDDVTVLFADIVGFTPLSSGLPPQQVVELLDAVFSEFDQIAARYELEKIKTIGDCYMAVGGVPEPQANHADRVANAALEMVPALVQLGRRMDLPLSLRIGMNSGGVVAGVIGRQKFIYDLWGDTVNTASRMESHGIGNRIQCTQNVRERLGDRYIFESRGEVEIKGKGMMPTFFLNGVS; from the coding sequence ATGTTTACTGTCAACTCTGGCCTCATTGGCCGACTTGGAATCCCATCACAAGCCCTGGCAAATAGAACAGCTTTGGTAACCGGTGGAGCTCGGGGCATCGGAGAAGCAGTGGCCGCAACAATGGCGGCCCTCGGCGCTCAAGTCATCATTGTCGATATCCTGCCACAGGGTCAGGACGTTGCTGACGCGATCATAAGCGCCGGTGGGCAGGCCCGATTCATCCAATGCGACCTGAGCGACGTCGAGGATCTGACATCAATGATCCCTATGGCAATATCGGCCTTCGGGCAAATCGACATCCTCGTCAACAACGCGCTCCATTCGAGCGTTGCTCCTATCGTTGACTTCCCGCTTGACGAATGGGAGAAGACCTTCGCAACCAACGCTCGGGCGCCATTCCTGACCATCAAACATCTGCTCCCCGGTATGTTGGAGCGCAAGAGCGGAGTAATCGTCAACGTCATTGCCTATGAAGGCACCCCGTTGGCAGTCGCTTACGGGGGAACCAAAATGGCCCTGCGCTCCATGGCGGTAGGCACTGCTCGCGAGATAGGCAACGAAGCAGGCGTCTCGGTGTTTTCTTTCGTACCCGGCATCGTTGATACCCCGCTTATACACGACGTCCTCATACCGCAGATGAACGCCGCCACGGGACTCGGTGAGGAGGAGCTTCTGGCGATAATCGCTCACAACCCGGGCTACGAGGGCTTGATGCCGGTGGACCACTGCGCGACGGCGCTGGCCTATGCAATCGTTCACGCCCCCGAATACCACGGCCAGGTTGCCGATCCCTTCGAACCACTCGATCGGATCGGAGTGATTCAGATGCCCCGAATCGATCCAACCTCCGACCACGAAGGCGTCGACGTGTCTGGCCCCCTATCGGGGCTGTACATCAAACAGTATTTGAGCGATGTCACGTCTTTGAACAAACAACTCGAGAATCGGATCGACCTCCGGACCCGGGAAGTGGAGCAGGCCCGTCGCCGGTCCGAACAGCTTCTACTGAGCATCCTCCCATCTCCGATCGCCGAACGCCTCGAACACGGTGAAGTCATGATCGCCGATCACTTCGATGACGTCACGGTCCTTTTCGCAGATATCGTCGGATTCACACCGCTGTCCTCCGGCCTACCCCCCCAGCAGGTTGTGGAACTTCTCGACGCTGTATTCTCCGAATTCGACCAGATTGCGGCGCGTTATGAGCTAGAGAAGATCAAGACCATTGGCGACTGCTACATGGCGGTAGGCGGAGTTCCCGAACCACAGGCGAATCATGCCGACCGGGTGGCGAATGCAGCGCTCGAGATGGTTCCAGCCCTGGTGCAGCTTGGCCGACGAATGGACCTTCCGTTATCGCTCCGGATCGGCATGAACAGCGGTGGCGTCGTAGCGGGAGTTATCGGTCGCCAGAAGTTCATCTACGACCTCTGGGGCGACACGGTGAATACGGCTAGCCGTATGGAATCCCACGGTATTGGTAACAGAATTCAGTGCACACAGAATGTCCGCGAGCGACTCGGCGACCGGTATATCTTCGAGTCGCGTGGGGAGGTCGAAATCAAAGGAAAGGGCATGATGCCAACCTTCTTCCTCAACGGCGTCTCCTAG
- a CDS encoding VOC family protein, giving the protein MIDHLVFAGPDLVAATASAESILGLVSVEGGRHVGFGTANRLIGLGPSTYLEIIGPDPTQPDPVFSRPFDIDVLDGPRLVAWAVAVPDINAARRAIEPVVVGPPVEMTRRTPKGDLLRWRLTPPVAGSLPFFINWLDTPHPASQLEQVASLVDLRIEDAEMGDVRKVVKTLNLPVSTRKAWEPRIAATIDLPDRRVVLW; this is encoded by the coding sequence GTGATCGACCATCTCGTTTTCGCAGGTCCTGACCTGGTGGCGGCCACCGCGTCGGCAGAGTCCATTCTTGGTCTGGTGTCTGTTGAGGGTGGGCGCCATGTCGGGTTTGGGACGGCCAATCGGCTGATCGGTCTCGGGCCATCCACCTACCTTGAGATCATCGGGCCCGACCCGACTCAGCCCGATCCCGTCTTTTCCAGGCCATTCGACATCGACGTTCTCGACGGACCGCGGTTGGTGGCGTGGGCAGTTGCGGTCCCCGACATCAATGCTGCTCGAAGAGCCATCGAACCGGTGGTGGTCGGCCCCCCGGTCGAGATGACCCGGCGAACCCCCAAGGGTGACCTGCTCCGGTGGCGTCTCACTCCTCCCGTCGCAGGTTCGCTTCCGTTTTTCATCAACTGGCTGGATACGCCTCATCCGGCTAGCCAGTTGGAGCAAGTCGCCAGTCTCGTCGACCTGCGGATCGAAGATGCCGAAATGGGCGATGTTCGCAAAGTCGTGAAGACGTTGAATCTGCCCGTCAGCACCCGCAAGGCTTGGGAACCGCGGATTGCGGCGACCATCGATCTCCCTGACCGCCGGGTGGTTCTCTGGTAA
- a CDS encoding dihydrofolate reductase has translation MSENGVIGVDGGLPWSLPDDLARFKRLTVGHPVVMGRRTWDSLWIKPLPKRLNVVVTRNGDFRAEGAEVVPSVAEALARCESGPVFCIGGADIFDQLMADADRMEVTVVHTEMDGDVYMPYIDWESWALVHEELHPADDRHEFAFTFRTFERVT, from the coding sequence ATGTCCGAGAATGGGGTGATCGGCGTCGATGGCGGGCTCCCTTGGTCGCTGCCAGACGACCTGGCTCGGTTCAAGCGACTGACCGTCGGGCATCCGGTGGTCATGGGACGACGCACCTGGGACTCTCTGTGGATCAAACCGCTACCGAAACGTCTGAATGTTGTTGTCACTCGCAACGGTGACTTTCGTGCGGAGGGCGCCGAAGTGGTGCCGTCTGTCGCCGAAGCGTTGGCCCGTTGTGAATCGGGACCGGTTTTCTGCATCGGCGGGGCCGATATTTTCGACCAGCTGATGGCCGATGCCGATCGGATGGAAGTCACGGTGGTTCACACCGAGATGGATGGCGATGTGTACATGCCGTATATCGATTGGGAAAGCTGGGCGTTGGTTCACGAGGAGCTGCACCCGGCCGATGACCGCCATGAGTTTGCGTTCACGTTTCGGACGTTCGAGCGGGTTACGTGA